From a region of the Vairimorpha necatrix chromosome 4, complete sequence genome:
- a CDS encoding putative SP-containing protein, translated as MNVVNWFFILLEFVKLSDPISRDIRQRLKGIFNEIDPEEILSNLLKEICHTETPLIEKYTKEEYDLKEFIVFQNVWKIRFEKEVEKFIYYENFLYNKIKKYAFDEINNKIKSLRIYKYNKKKIKGGERDLVNYLLSTKKKYEKSMKQKSKSFQKSVDEIQEDLHLKKNFYGIRMRKNATKS; from the coding sequence ATGAACGTTGTAAAttggttttttattttattagaatttGTTAAACTAAGTGATCCAATATCTCGAGATATAAGACAGAGGTTAAAAGGAATCTTTAACGAAATTGATccagaagaaattttaagtaatttattaaaagaaatttgtCACACTGAAACTCCTTTAATAGAGAAATATACCAAAGaagaatatgatttaaaGGAATTTATTGTCTTTCAAAATGTTTGGAAAATAAGATTCGAAAAAGAAGTTGaaaaattcatatattatgagaattttttgtataataaGATTAAGAAATATGCATTTGATGAgataaataacaaaataaaatcactgaggatatacaaatataataagaaaaagatTAAAGGAGGGGAAAGGGATTTagttaattatttattatcaaCCAAAAAGAAATACGAAAAATCAATGAAGCAAAAAAGTAAAAGTTTTCAAAAAAGTGTAGATGAAATACAAGAAGATTTACACcttaaaaagaatttttatggAATTAGAATGCGAAAAAACGCTACTAAGAGCTAA
- a CDS encoding putative SP-containing membrane protein, translating to MNAALILIQLLLIIKTSGVYNNTEFCNSLDNFKKAPLFDKKLVHQILIKIWKLVLKKKNSIHNARFDTSETKLQHVYLLKGMKALNLGDDVGKISRIKMSKSEIRFIDDVIEIAKSFFKGGPVCDPSIFNKPGNHDDGLEKFINKYVCFIINKDGSLSVVFKLCPGLEPYYGLCFNEKEDSYVEGIHEFHTNQIKHNYCLTHNSSKDELVNNKTNYTSNIIAGIIALVIFVIGVFCYFFLKNWKNYKSVNLDDKQKKHSEIP from the coding sequence ATGAATGCTGCTCTCATTTTAATACAattacttttaataataaaaacaagtGGTGTCTATAACAATACAGAGTTTTGCAACAGCTTAgataatttcaaaaaagcACCACtgtttgataaaaaattagtacATCagatattaattaaaatctGGAAATTGgtcttaaaaaaaaaaaattctatacaCAATGCACGATTCGATACTTCGGAAACTAAACTACAGCATGTTTATTTACTAAAAGGTATGAAAGCTTTGAACTTGGGAGATGATGTTGGAAAAATAAGTAGAATAAAGATGAGTAAAAGCGAAATTCGATTTATTGATGATGTTATAGAAATCGCGAAATCTTTTTTCAAAGGTGGACCTGTATGTGATCCatcaatatttaataagCCTGGGAATCATGACGATGGcttagaaaaatttattaataaatatgtatgttttataataaataaagatgGATCGCTGTCAGTTGTTTTTAAACTGTGTCCTGGGCTTGAGCCATATTATGGGTTATGttttaatgaaaaagaagataGTTATGTTGAAGGAATACATGAATTTCACACAAATCAAATTAAACATAATTATTGTTTGACTCATAACTCCTCAAAAGATGAATTAGTTAATAATAAGACCAATTATACATCTAATATAATTGCAGGAATAATAGCATTAGTAATATTCGTTATAGGGGTGTTTtgttacttttttttaaaaaattggaagaattataaaagtgTTAATTTAGATGATAAACAGAAAAAACATTCTGAAATTCCATAG
- a CDS encoding MADS domain-containing protein, whose translation MISQNERKQIILHLFKLLKDSQIFSDHPEDKMKEAALKSEQKVFDTSKTKEEYLKSMKNKCDKILKNTKIVENKKEDVNLHTRLITGPMTRNNGKESQNVGHRNVHPEFVRNNEMNMYRRNSDNINDNERQHVEYNSKTPDMNERLRRPPYEKDMNYNREGTYNREARPIFQGRLIHGDRLNPVERPHHGERPLHGDRLHHGDRINHGERLNPTERPNHHDRAPHVNRPPHVDRPPYQDRPPYVERPPYVERPPHVNRQLYTDRHSYQDKQYFETRHSYQDRQHYDLPPHFARKGASCNFGDLPSATHNSDQAYFYKKFIQSNPPQNNIKRPPIGQSYETQTPNSIGQSYEMKKQPVENYINEKLIQNGFNKQPSGENYINEKLIQNGYMREKNFVNEKLIGNGIFRGERELDKNFISEKSIQNGFNREREISSEKSLKNGILRGEIGLEKNFISEKTIGSGFNREREISNENNFMSEKLIGNGFVRDNRKKINEDFIREDIKREKITREEKNNQNFIREENTFRKDNGQGNSIQERNLLHEKINQNFIREENNIRKDSGRGDLERENNNFINNGNKNSSNFIREEIKGNKNIPDFIEPQRNNYNTNVRDNYIKGDNYIKRDNILPVMINDELVDLQSFMSNTQSINLSPEDIKSLSDLLATLEEDSPVSPEIFKRLKIQKELLKYKYYFMTYEEASKDLQEEIKFVKYEEALETIYSVFTSKRKQDEEWTLDLRKE comes from the coding sequence aTGATATCTCAAAACGAAAGAAAACAGATAATTCTCCATCTCTTTAAACTGTTAAAAGACTCTCAAATCTTCAGTGACCACCCAGAAGATAAAATGAAAGAAGCTGCTTTAAAGTCCGAGCAGAAAGTATTTGACACTAGTAAAACCAAAGAAGAATATCTTAAGAGTATGAAGAATAAATGTGATAAGATATTAAAGAATACTAAAATTGTAGAGAATAAGAAAGAAGATGTTAATTTACATACTAGATTGATAACAGGACCAATGACGAGGAATAATGGGAAAGAGAGTCAGAATGTAGGTCATAGGAATGTGCATCCAGAGTTTGTAAGGAATAATGAGATGAATATGTATAGAAGAAATAGTGACAATATTAACGACAATGAGAGACAACATGTGGAATATAATAGTAAGACGCCTGATATGAATGAAAGATTAAGAAGGCCACCATATGAGAAAGATATGAACTACAATAGAGAAGGAACATATAATAGGGAAGCGAGACCAATATTTCAAGGCAGACTTATCCATGGCGACAGACTAAATCCAGTAGAAAGGCCACACCATGGCGAGAGACCACTACACGGCGACAGACTACACCATGGCGACAGAATAAACCATGGCGAGAGACTAAATCCAACAGAAAGGCCAAATCATCACGATAGAGCACCACATGTAAACAGACCGCCACATGTAGACAGACCGCCTTATCAAGACAGACCCCCATATGTAGAAAGACCACCATATGTAGAAAGACCACCACATGTAAACAGGCAATTATATACAGACAGACACTCTTACCAAGACaaacaatattttgaaaCTAGACACTCTTATCAAGACAGACAACATTATGATCTCCCGCCCCATTTCGCCAGAAAAGGCGCATCTTGTAACTTCGGAGATTTACCAAGTGCAACTCACAACTCTGACCAGGCATATTTctataagaaatttatacagTCTAACCCACcacaaaataatataaaaaggcCACCAATAGGACAAAGTTATGAGACACAAACACCCAACTCAATAGGACAAAGTTATGAAATGAAAAAGCAACCAGTAGAAAATTACATTAATGAGAAATTAATACAGAATGGGTTCAATAAACAACCATCGGGAGAAAATTACATTAATGAGAAATTAATACAGAATGGATATATgagagaaaaaaattttgtaaatgaaaaattaataggCAATGGAATATTTAGAGGAGAAAGGGAActagataaaaattttatatctgaAAAATCAATACAAAATGGATTTAATAGAGAGCGTGAAATAAGTAGCGAAAAATCACTAAAAAATGGAATTTTGAGGGGCGAAATTGgtctagaaaaaaattttatatctgaAAAAACAATCGGAAGTGGATTTAATAGAGAGCGAGAAATAAgtaatgaaaataattttatgtcCGAAAAATTAATAGGAAATGGTTTTGTGAGAGACAATcgaaagaaaataaatgaagattttatacgagaagatataaaacgagaaaaaattacaagagaagaaaaaaataatcaaaattttataaggGAAGAAAATACTTTTAGAAAAGATAATGGACAAGGAAATTCTATACAAGAAAGAAATCTGTTACATGAAAAAAtcaatcaaaattttataagggaagaaaataatattagaaaagACAGTGGTAGAGGAGATTTAGAAcgagaaaataataattttattaataatggaaataaaaatagctcaaattttattagagAAGAAATCAAaggaaataaaaacattccAGATTTTATAGAGCCtcaaagaaataattataatacaaatgtaagagataattatattaaaggagataattatattaaaagagaTAATATCTTGCCTGTAATGATAAATGACGAATTAGTAGATTTACAGTCTTTTATGTCTAATACTCAGAGTATAAATCTGTCCCCTGAAGatattaaatctttatcAGATCTCCTTGCTACACTAGAGGAAGATTCCCCCGTAAGCCcagaaatatttaagagATTGAAAATACAGAAGGAATTATTaaagtataaatattatttcatGACTTATGAAGAAGCTTCTAAGGATCTGCAAGAAGAAATCAAATTTGTAAAGTACGAGGAGGCACTAGAGACGATCTACTCAGTATTTACAAGTAAAAGGAAGCAAGACGAGGAATGGACACTAGATCTAAGGAaggaataa
- a CDS encoding vacuolar protein sorting-associated protein 9A-like protein has protein sequence MYKNTSSIIPSLNVLLLNPSSLQDFYISNKSKFLCDKSLDLLEDEIFSSFYEEYFARHESDYLLNTKIDLYKERLLPRHLNIQERSNNLNNVIDDVDNNVEIFKSIKFCKSPSQILNKYLDFIIRNNKEVQDDLLNILVYTIIKSNIKDLRVLVKYMRDYRRRIFINCGHRIKRNESEYYIKILEIALEFIEKMEYKDLNISKEEYEELIGI, from the exons ATGTATAAGAATACCTCCTCGATTATCCCGTCTCTTAATGTTCTCTTACTAAATCCTTCCAGTCtacaagatttttatatttctaataagTCCAAGTTCCTCTGTGACAAGTCTCTTGACTTATTAGAAGATGAGATATTCTCATCTTTCTATGAGGAATATTTCGCCAGACACGAGTCagattatttattaaacaCTAAGATAGACTTGTATAAAGAGAGACTTCTACCACGCCACTTAAATATTCAAGAAAGATCAAATAATTTGAATAATGTTATAGATGATGTAGATAATAATGTggagatatttaaaagtataaaattttgtaagtCGCCTtctcaaatattaaataaatatctggatttcattattagaaataataaagaagtaCAAGATGATCTCCTGAATATTCTAGTCTACACAATAATAAAGAGCAATATAAAAGATCTCAGAGTACTAGTCAAGTACATGAGAGATTATAGAAGGAGAATCTTCATAAATTGCGGGCACAGAATAAAGAGGAATGAGTCAGAA tattatataaaaatactgGAGATAGCACTGGAGTTTATAGAGAAGATGGAATATAAAGACCTGAATATAAGCAAAGAGGAATATGAGGAACTTATAGGcatttaa
- a CDS encoding RNA-binding motif protein gives MYKIMFFLNIKRESLYCLLIQFSPIKDINSKHLIVEYYNKKDMNYSLEMINETKINGKYIKYKILNDTCIYKKPNTKYLEIFEKFRTKKVGEKIRFENEEEMEKVREILKKEYVNHKKIKIK, from the coding sequence atgtaCAAAATCATGTTctttctaaatataaaaagagagTCTTTATACTGCCTTCTTATCCAATTTAGTCCAATAAAAGACATAAATTCTAAACATCTCATTGTAGAATATTACAACAAGAAAGACATGAATTACAGTCTAGAAATGATAAATGAGACAAAAATAAACGggaaatatataaaatataaaatactgAATGATAcatgtatttataaaaaaccaaatactaaatatttagaaatattcgAGAAATTTAGAACTAAAAAGGTAGGGGAGAAAATAAGATTTGAGAATGAAGAAGAAATGGAGAAAGTGagagaaatattaaaaaaggaaTATGTTAACCacaagaaaattaaaataaaatga
- a CDS encoding ribosomal protein uS5, with translation MQNKKFNRNAKEEEWVPKTKLGKLVKDRKIQSLDTIFTHSLQIREAGIVDFLLGQNIRDEVLAIKSVQKQTRAGQKTSIKAVVAIGDGKGYVGIGTFSSKDAATAIKTAASKAKCNIRPVRLGLWQGEMGQVHTVTTRASGKCGSSVVKIIPAPKGTGISASSVPKTILELAGVKDAYTQCFGATYTTENFAKATIEALEKSSSLFLPSQWTEPIKQLNPLMEFSNHLNKQEKIQFN, from the coding sequence ATgcagaataaaaaattcaacaGAAATGCTAAGGAAGAAGAATGGGTCCCAAAAACCAAACTTGGGAAACTTGTCAAAGATCGTAAAATACAATCTCTTGACACTATTTTCACTCACTCTCTACAAATCAGAGAAGCAGGAATAGTCGACTTTCTTTTGGGCCAAAATATTAGAGACGAAGTACTCGCCATAAAATCAGTCCAGAAACAAACAAGAGCTGGCCAAAAAACAAGTATTAAAGCAGTAGTGGCTATAGGTGATGGTAAAGGATATGTAGGCATAGGTACATTCAGTAGTAAAGACGCTGCGACTGCTATAAAAACAGCAGCTTCTAAAGCTAAATGTAACATCAGACCAGTCAGGCTGGGCTTATGGCAAGGAGAAATGGGACAAGTTCACACTGTCACGACAAGAGCGTCAGGGAAATGTGGGAGCTCAGTGGTGAAAATCATACCTGCTCCTAAAGGGACAGGAATAAGTGCGTCAAGTGTGCCTAAGACTATATTGGAACTAGCAGGAGTAAAAGATGCGTACACTCAATGTTTTGGGGCGACTTATACGACAGAAAACTTTGCAAAGGCTACTATTGAAGCATTAGAGAAGAGTAGTAGTTTATTCTTACCAAGTCAATGGACTGAGCCTATAAAACAACTTAATCCTTTAATGGAGTTTAGTAATCATTTAAACAAGCAAGAGAAGatacaatttaattaa
- a CDS encoding transcription elongation factor SPT6, which produces MSDSTDEEIIKRRRKPSTHKKHKNLQNLFDDDSSVSSLEYVPEDTKQNNLFFELFGTGEEYFYIFQEKKPEEKIEPKQETNIEDLVSYIKNRHNYSDIESICELYLSGYNMNYIFFYKTDNIDFYEYLDIIQDIKFFISKSSGKFNKEIFNIFFDRIYNGKISLCEGEKLVSITKDKSVIKGVILDHLGNLVDKFNSYDNKIESFLDELNPKYVLVSGYNNSVKALVQLLIKYRIFYMESKYFPNFNIYEKLVQVGKLGLFPEITFIKLYRNIHFRTKNDEEDQTLKYDDLCYKEYQNNEEMANTIKTAISSVIAVAKINLKFLFQSENKLEILDFLGLKNCTRIFEKDSYENEEEIKKILKDEILYKNFMTFFSLHTKHSTTFKGFTDSFIFKELINIKINSVKDLINKEVEGTIFLVDEFYILVNILNNITCYVRTTDKYYLNQIVKIKIIEINEAFLSFTGEITNNNKSVQKIVKHPLLYNLNSKESEKKLLENEKIFILRQSNKDGKIIIVLKMYEDIIIHIKIEEYDNLDEIVNKKVKSILRNVANIKKHKNFYKNEEEAVNEISRESEFIKYGFYLTKDYPGKLCFIYNGKGVCKEYLSIEKMIKYKGKEFNTLEEFVEYRKKM; this is translated from the coding sequence ATGTCAGATTCCACAGACGAGGAAATcataaaaagaagaagaaaaccATCTACTCAtaaaaaacacaaaaatCTCCAAAATCTTTTTGATGACGACTCAAGTGTCTCATCTTTGGAATATGTCCCAGAAGACACAAAACAGAACAATTTATTCTTTGAATTATTTGGTACAGgagaagaatatttttacatttttcaagaaaaaaaaccaGAGGAAAAAATAGAACCAAAACAAGAGACAAATATTGAAGATCTTGTGTCATACATCAAAAATAGGCATAATTATTCTGATATTGAGTCAATTTGcgaattatatttaagtGGGTATAATatgaattatatatttttttataaaactgATAATATTGATTTCTATGAATATCTTGATATAATTCaagatattaaattttttatatctaaatCTTCTggtaaatttaataaagaaatatttaatattttctttgatAGAATTTATAATGGGAAAATAAGCTTGTGTGAAGGCGAGAAACTTGTCAGTATCACCAAAGACAAGTCTGTCATAAAAGGCGTCATTTTAGACCATCTTGGGAATTTAGTAGacaaatttaattcttaCGATAATAAAATCGAGTCTTTTTTAGACGAATTAAATCCGAAATATGTGCTAGTTTCTGGATATAATAATTCAGTAAAGGCACTAGTTCAGTtactaataaaatacagaatattttatatggaaagtaaatatttcccaaatttcaatatttatgaGAAACTGGTACAAGTAGGCAAATTGGGCTTATTTCCAGAAATAACattcataaaattatacagAAATATACATTTTAGAACTAAAAATGACGAAGAAGATCAAACACTTAAATATGATGATCTTTGTTACAAAGAATATCAAAATAATGAAGAAATGgcaaatacaataaaaacagCTATTAGTTCTGTCATAGCAGTcgcaaaaataaatctaaaatttttatttcaatcGGAAAATAAACTAGAAATCTTAGATTTCTTAGGATTAAAAAACTGCACAAGAATCTTTGAAAAAGATTCTTACGAAAACGAAGaagaaatcaaaaaaattttaaaagacgaaattttatataaaaatttcatgaCATTTTTCTCTCTTCATACAAAACACTCAACTACTTTCAAAGGCTTCACTgatagttttatttttaaagaactaattaatataaaaattaattctgtaaaagatttaataaacaaagaaGTAGAAGGTACTATATTCTTAGTAGACGAGTTTTACATCTTagtaaacattttaaacaaCATAACTTGTTATGTAAGAACTActgataaatattatttaaaccaaatagtaaaaatcaaaattatagaaattaACGAAGCATTCTTAAGTTTCACTGGtgaaataacaaataataataaatctgTCCAGAAGATTGTAAAACACCCtttactttataatttgaaCAGTAAAGaatcagaaaaaaaattattagaaaatgaaaaaatttttatattgagGCAAAGTAACAAAGATgggaaaataataatagtCCTGAAAATGTATGAAGATATAATtattcatataaaaatagaagaatACGATAATTTAGACGAAATtgtcaataaaaaagtgAAAAGTATTTTGAGAAACGTGgctaatataaaaaaacataaaaatttttataaaaatgaagaagaaGCTGTGAATGAAATATCAAGGGAGAGTgagtttataaaatatggATTTTATCTTACAAAAGATTATCCGGGGAAATtgtgttttatttataatggGAAAGGGGTTtgtaaagaatatttaagtattgaaaaaatgataaaatataaagggAAAGAGTTTAATACATTAGAAGAGTTTGTAGAATATAGGAAAAAgatgtaa